From the genome of Apodemus sylvaticus chromosome 3, mApoSyl1.1, whole genome shotgun sequence, one region includes:
- the Nppa gene encoding natriuretic peptides A yields MGSFSITVGFFLTLAFWLPGHIGANPVYGAVSNTDLMDFKNLLDHLEEKMPAEDEVMPPQALSEQTDEAGAALGSLPEVPPWIGEVNPPQRDGGALGRSPWDPSDRSALFKSKLRALLTGPRSFRRSSCFGGRIDRIGAQSGLGCNSFRYRR; encoded by the exons ATGGGTTCGTTCTCCATCACCGTGGGCTTCTTCCTCACCCTGGCCTTTTGGCTCCCAGGCCATATTGGAGCAAACCCTGTGTACGGTGCCGTGTCCAACACGGATCTGATGGATTTCAAG AACCTGCTAGACCACCTGGAGGAGAAGATGCCGGCAGAAGACGAGGTCATGCCCCCACAGGCCCTGAGTGAGCAGACGGATGAGGCAGGGGCGGCGCTTGGCTCCCTCCCTGAGGTGCCTCCCTGGATTGGGGAGGTCAACCCACCTCAGAGAGATGGCGGTGCTCTGGGGCGCAGTCCCTGGGACCCCTCCGATAGATCTGCCCTCTTCAAAAGCAAACTGAGGGCTCTGCTCACTGGCCCTCGGAGCTTTCGGAGGTCCAGCTgctttgggggaaggattgacaGGATTGGAGCCCAGAGCGGACTGGGGTGCAACAGCTTCAGG TATCGAAGATAA
- the Nppb gene encoding natriuretic peptides B has translation MDLQKVLPQTILLLLFLYLLPLGGHSHPLGSPSQSPDQFKMQRLLELIREKSEEMAQRHFPKDQGLANEAPRRVLRSQDSTLRVQQRLQNAKATRTSSCFGHRIDRIGSVSRLGCNVLKFF, from the exons ATGGATCTCCAGAAGGTGCTGCCCCAGACGATTCTGCTCCTGCTTTTCCTCTATCTGTTGCCGCTGGGAGGTCACTCCCATCCTCTGGGAAGTCCTAGCCAGTCTCCAGACCAATTCAAGATGCAG AGGCTGCTGGAGCTCATAAGAGAAAAGTCAGAGGAAATGGCTCAGAGACATTTCCCCAAGGACCAAGGCCTCGCCAACGAAGCTCCAAGAAGAGTCCTTCGGTCTCAAGACAGCACCCTCCGGGTGCAGCAGAGACTTCAAAATGCCAAGGCGACACGTACTTCAAGCTGCTTTGGGCACAGGATAGACCGGATCGGCTCTGTCAGTCGTTTGGGCTGTAACG TGCTGAAGTTCTTTTAG